A genomic segment from Aegilops tauschii subsp. strangulata cultivar AL8/78 chromosome 1, Aet v6.0, whole genome shotgun sequence encodes:
- the LOC109751893 gene encoding polyadenylate-binding protein 1 isoform X2, producing MASGNRALPIENGEVLPAAGGNGEGGNGGSGDGFNRNRSSVDQIDDMRRRLRELEETEREMLAVAAAASHEDPAAAATALEKAEVDACSIYVGNVDYGCLPEEVQEHFQDCGTVNRVTILTDFYGNPKGYAYVEFHEAEAVQNALQLNDTELHGRPLKVCPKRTNVPGMSYHRGRRPFQPYYPPYPAFGRSPRFYPYY from the exons atggcCTCGGGCAATCGCGCACTCCCGATCGAGAACGGCGAGGTCCTCCCTGCCGCCGGAGGCAATGGCGAGGGCGGGAACGGCGGCAGCGGCGACGGATTCAACCGCAACCGCTCCTCCGTGGACCAG ATCGATGACATGCGGAGGAGGctgcgggagttggaggagaccGAGCGCGAGATGctagccgtcgccgccgccgcttcgCATG AAGATCCAGCTGCAGCAGCAACCGCACTCGAAAAGGCAGAGGTGGATGCTTGCTCCATCTATGTTGGAAAT GTTGACTATGGGTGTTTGCCAGAGGAAGTTCAGGAGCATTTTCAGGATTGTGGAACTGTCAACAGGGTTACAATTCTGACAGACTTTTATGGCAACCCCAAAGGATATGCGTACGTGGAGTTTCATGAAGCTGAGGCAGTCCAAAATGCTCTCCAGCTGAATGATACAGAACTGCATGGCCGTCCATTGAAG GTGTGTCCAAAAAGAACTAATGTTCCAGGAATGAGCTACCATAGGGGAAGGCGCCCGTTTCAACCTTACTATCCCCCCTATCCAGCATTTGG GAGGTCACCCAGGTTCTATCCCTATTACTGA
- the LOC109751893 gene encoding polyadenylate-binding protein 1 isoform X1, with product MASGNRALPIENGEVLPAAGGNGEGGNGGSGDGFNRNRSSVDQQIDDMRRRLRELEETEREMLAVAAAASHEDPAAAATALEKAEVDACSIYVGNVDYGCLPEEVQEHFQDCGTVNRVTILTDFYGNPKGYAYVEFHEAEAVQNALQLNDTELHGRPLKVCPKRTNVPGMSYHRGRRPFQPYYPPYPAFGRSPRFYPYY from the exons atggcCTCGGGCAATCGCGCACTCCCGATCGAGAACGGCGAGGTCCTCCCTGCCGCCGGAGGCAATGGCGAGGGCGGGAACGGCGGCAGCGGCGACGGATTCAACCGCAACCGCTCCTCCGTGGACCAG CAGATCGATGACATGCGGAGGAGGctgcgggagttggaggagaccGAGCGCGAGATGctagccgtcgccgccgccgcttcgCATG AAGATCCAGCTGCAGCAGCAACCGCACTCGAAAAGGCAGAGGTGGATGCTTGCTCCATCTATGTTGGAAAT GTTGACTATGGGTGTTTGCCAGAGGAAGTTCAGGAGCATTTTCAGGATTGTGGAACTGTCAACAGGGTTACAATTCTGACAGACTTTTATGGCAACCCCAAAGGATATGCGTACGTGGAGTTTCATGAAGCTGAGGCAGTCCAAAATGCTCTCCAGCTGAATGATACAGAACTGCATGGCCGTCCATTGAAG GTGTGTCCAAAAAGAACTAATGTTCCAGGAATGAGCTACCATAGGGGAAGGCGCCCGTTTCAACCTTACTATCCCCCCTATCCAGCATTTGG GAGGTCACCCAGGTTCTATCCCTATTACTGA
- the LOC109751892 gene encoding uncharacterized protein yields the protein MSSSSSLKQDDVPSSPELPPLAAPGIAAAAAAAAAAASSGGGGGGAGAGGGSGRRLPPPCWTHEETLALIEAYRDKWEALKKGNLRAADWDEVAGAVTARCGRFPTATYKSGVQCRHKIEKLRKRYRAERTRSMGRSKGPKWPFFPLLHDLAGGGVPDASPNPIIKIKPRGNATPASPSPVSSPSSEDAGRSRSLHGLISNGGGGSGLRFTIPKASRTKPGVPREARPDRDRGEDDPEAEAMAEVASALRAVGEGFLRMEERRLELSLQMEKERMESEMKRTQALLDAQQLFVEAFLGKQQPHHKKAKLVSSAAAMEED from the coding sequence atgtcctcctcctcgtcgctcAAGCAGGACGACGTCCCCTCCTCCCCGGAGCTGCCCCCGCTGGCCGCGCCCGGCATCGCGGCGGCGGccgccgcggccgcggccgcggcctcgtccggcggcggagggggcggggcaggggcgggcggcggctccgggaGGAGGCTGCCCCCGCCGTGCTGGACGCACGAGGAGACCCTCGCGCTCATCGAGGCGTACCGCGACAAGTGGGAGGCGCTCAAGAAGGGCAACCTGCGGGCCGCGGACTGGGACGAGGTCGCCGGCGCCGTCACCGCCCGCTGCGGGAGGTTCCCCACCGCCACCTACAAGTCCGGCGTGCAGTGCCGCCACAAGATCGAGAAGCTCCGCAAGCGGTACCGCGCCGAGCGCACGCGCTCCATGGGGCGCTCCAAGGGGCCCAAGTGGCCCTTCTTCCCGCTCCTCCACGACCTCGCCGGCGGCGGGGTGCCCGACGCCAGCCCCAACCCCATCATCAAGATCAAGCCCAGGGGAAACGCCACCCCGGCGTCCCCTTCCCCGGTGTCGTCCCCCTCGTCCGAGGACGCCGGACGGAGCAGGAGCCTCCACGGCCTCATCTCCAACGGCGGGGGCGGCAGCGGGCTGCGCTTCACCATCCCCAAGGCTTCGCGCACCAAGCCGGGGGTCCCGCGGGAGGCGAGGCCGGACCGGGACAGGGGCGAGGACGACCCGGAGGCAGAGGCCATGGCGGAGGTGGCGTCGGCACTGAGGGCCGTCGGCGAGGGGTTCCTGAGGATGGAGGAGCGCAGGCTGGAGCTGTCGCTCCAGATGGAGAAGGAGCGGATGGAGTCGGAGATGAAGCGCACCCAGGCGCTGCTCGACGCACAGCAGCTCTTCGTCGAGGCGTTCCTCGGCAAGCAGCAGCCGCACCACAAGAAGGCCAAGCTGGTCTCCTCCGCTGCTGCCATGGAGGAGGATTGA